TGCCCGGGCTCAGTGACCTGATCTGGGTGGACTGCCTCGCCCTGGACGGGCCGTTCCTCGCGCGCCTCGCGAACGTCACGGGCGACGGCAGGTGGCGCGCCCTGGCCATCGAGACGACGCTCGCCTACGCCCACACCCTGCTCGACGAGGACGAGGGCCTCTTCAGGCACGGCTACGACACGCGGCGCCGGGAGCGGAGCGAGTGCTGCTGGGCGCGGGGCAACGGCTGGGCGATGCACGGCCTGCTCGACACGATCGTCGAGCTGCCCGACGCGCACCCGGGCCGCGGGGTGCTCGGGGCGCTGCTGGAGCGGCAGCTGCGCACGGTCGCGTCCCTCCAGCACCCCTCGGGCCACTGGCACACGGTGCTCGACGACCCCTCCACGCCCCTGGAGTCCTCCGCTGCCGCCTTCTACGCCTCGGCCGCGCTGAAGGCCCGTCGGCACGGTCTGCTGGGCTCGGTGCCCGGCCTGGACGCGATGGTCGAGGCGGCCGTAGGGGCGCTCCTCGCCGTGGTCGACCCGGCCGAGGGAAGGGGCGAGCCGGGGGCGCTGCCCGTCTCCCACGCCACGCCCGTCGGCGGGCGCGACACCTACGCGAACGCCCCCGTCGGCGTCTTCCCCTGGGGCCAGGGGCCGCTGCTGCTCACCCTCCTCGAGGTGACGGCAGCGGCGCGCGGACGACCCGGAGGGGTCGCGGCATGAGCCCCGGCGGCGAGGCGGCGGGAGGCCCGGTGGGGTCGCCGCGTGCGTGCCGGAGGGACGGCCGCATGGAGACCGGAGGAGTCACGTCATGAAGATCGCCAGCATCGAGGCCATGGTCCTGAAGGCGCCCGTGCCGGGGATCGGCACCTGGAGGGCCGCCAGCTTCGCCGTGCCGTTCCGGTTCGCCGAGACGACGCTGGTGCGGGTGACCAGCGACGAGGGCCTCGTCGGTTGGGGCGAGGTGCACGCGCCCGTCGCCCCCGAGGTCTCGAAGGCCGCGATCGACGCGCTGATCGCGCCGCACCTCCTCGGGAAGGACCCTCTCGACCCGGCGGTGCTGTGGGACCAGCAGTACGCGCTGATGCGCCCGCGGGGGCACGC
The Trueperaceae bacterium genome window above contains:
- a CDS encoding glycoside hydrolase family 88 protein, which produces MDAAAAARVMRAAAERAMAYPYKVWGFGEDVCLRALLEVGRATGDARPREFVAGLVRPWCEARTAPGSPDPLPYADHVAPGVVVLELYEASGDAVYLEAALRLGELHLSFPAASGVRVHRPDLPGLSDLIWVDCLALDGPFLARLANVTGDGRWRALAIETTLAYAHTLLDEDEGLFRHGYDTRRRERSECCWARGNGWAMHGLLDTIVELPDAHPGRGVLGALLERQLRTVASLQHPSGHWHTVLDDPSTPLESSAAAFYASAALKARRHGLLGSVPGLDAMVEAAVGALLAVVDPAEGRGEPGALPVSHATPVGGRDTYANAPVGVFPWGQGPLLLTLLEVTAAARGRPGGVAA